The following proteins are encoded in a genomic region of Nocardioides renjunii:
- a CDS encoding aspartate/glutamate racemase family protein yields MKTIGLVGGMSWHSTATYYRLINEQVAARLGGHASARISLQSLDFAEVRDCQLRGDWDGSARLLADATRRCEAGGADLVALCTNLMHKNFAALESAAEGPAVHIADAVAAVAAREGWTTLGLLGATWVMEETFYADRLAGHGISVVVPDAAGRELVDRVVFDEITQGIFLPSSREAYVEVMRDLADRGADAVVLACTEIGLLVGPEDAPLPVIDSAVAHADLLVDLALA; encoded by the coding sequence ATGAAGACGATCGGCCTCGTCGGAGGCATGTCCTGGCACTCGACCGCGACCTACTACCGGCTCATCAACGAGCAGGTCGCCGCCCGCCTGGGCGGGCACGCGTCGGCCCGGATCTCGCTGCAGTCGCTCGACTTCGCCGAGGTGCGCGACTGCCAGCTGCGCGGTGACTGGGACGGCTCGGCACGGCTGCTGGCCGACGCGACGCGCCGCTGCGAGGCGGGCGGTGCGGACCTCGTCGCGCTGTGCACCAACCTCATGCACAAGAACTTCGCCGCGCTCGAGTCCGCGGCCGAGGGGCCCGCCGTCCACATCGCCGACGCGGTCGCAGCCGTCGCCGCACGCGAGGGCTGGACGACGCTCGGCCTCCTCGGCGCCACGTGGGTGATGGAGGAGACGTTCTACGCCGACCGTCTCGCCGGCCACGGCATCTCCGTGGTCGTCCCCGACGCCGCCGGTCGCGAGCTCGTCGACCGGGTGGTGTTCGACGAGATCACCCAGGGCATCTTCCTGCCGTCGTCGCGCGAGGCGTACGTCGAGGTCATGCGCGACCTCGCGGACCGCGGCGCGGACGCGGTCGTGCTCGCCTGCACCGAGATCGGGCTCCTCGTCGGCCCCGAGGACGCACCGCTGCCGGTCATCGACTCGGCGGTCGCCCACGCCGACCTGCTCGTCGACCTCGCGCTCGCATGA
- a CDS encoding LysR family transcriptional regulator: MSLDPRRVLIFREVARQGSISAAARALGWTQPAVSQHLARIERDVGGPLLLRGPGGATPTEAGVALLRRADVLAAELHAAEEELAALTQLRAGRVRLTAFPSAAATLVPEAIGALAVDHPEIEVGLDEAEPPEAMAAVAAGDSDLALVFGYDGPPEAMGLLTWQPLLDEPVHLVVPPGWRGPGRRGLAALADADWIGGCVRCRSHLVACCQAAGFSPTLRHTTDDYVVVQNLVARGLGVTVLPASALVAYRHPDVRVVDLPALGRRHIGLAHRHGAEAVPATAALIDRMREVVATAERR; encoded by the coding sequence ATGAGCCTTGATCCCCGACGTGTCCTGATCTTCCGCGAGGTGGCCCGGCAGGGATCGATCAGCGCCGCCGCCCGGGCGCTCGGGTGGACCCAGCCCGCCGTCAGCCAGCACCTCGCCCGGATCGAGCGGGACGTCGGAGGGCCCCTGCTCCTGCGCGGGCCCGGCGGGGCGACCCCGACCGAGGCCGGGGTGGCGCTCCTCCGCCGTGCCGACGTCCTCGCCGCCGAGCTGCACGCCGCCGAGGAGGAGCTCGCCGCCCTCACCCAGCTGCGGGCGGGGCGGGTCCGGCTCACGGCCTTCCCGTCCGCCGCAGCCACCCTGGTGCCCGAGGCCATCGGCGCGCTCGCAGTCGACCATCCCGAGATCGAGGTCGGCCTCGACGAGGCGGAGCCGCCCGAGGCGATGGCCGCCGTCGCGGCGGGGGACTCCGACCTCGCCCTCGTCTTCGGGTACGACGGCCCGCCGGAGGCCATGGGCCTGCTGACCTGGCAGCCCCTGCTCGACGAGCCGGTGCACCTCGTCGTGCCACCCGGCTGGCGGGGACCCGGGCGGCGTGGCCTCGCGGCCCTGGCCGACGCGGACTGGATAGGCGGCTGCGTGCGCTGCCGCAGCCACCTCGTCGCCTGCTGCCAGGCGGCCGGCTTCTCCCCGACGCTGCGGCACACGACCGACGACTACGTCGTGGTGCAGAACCTCGTGGCCCGCGGGCTGGGGGTCACGGTGCTCCCCGCCTCCGCCCTCGTCGCCTACCGCCACCCCGACGTGCGCGTGGTCGATCTCCCCGCGCTCGGACGCCGCCACATCGGCCTCGCCCACCGCCACGGCGCCGAGGCCGTCCCCGCCACCGCGGCCTTGATCGACCGGATGCGTGAGGTGGTCGCCACGGCGGAGCGACGGTGA
- a CDS encoding sulfatase-like hydrolase/transferase — protein sequence MVDNVLWIITDDQMRWTLSRMPRTRKRLVGKGAEFSRGYAAVPLCGPARASILTSRYPHDHGCLTNATHTRFVAQRHDRDTVATRMRAAGYDTGYFGKYMNGMGRDATYVAPGWGRWVGSSVGNRETVNVDGELRELASRQAVERFAYRKLRRFVRRHRDTGPWFAVWGPTAPHAPYTPSPAHRHDFDDVQWDPPALNEADLSDKPTWMRDLPPQERAEMRRLLEGKLEELQDLDDQIGRLLALLRKTGQLRRTWIFLVSDNGYLLGEHRLVHKEQPYEESSGIPYVVRGPGVRPGTRRALVSQVDLMPTTLDIAGLDPDAGRDLSGRSMLQPLRTGDWGRWRRRLLVENPDLGWAMLREGSTAYIEHHERGEWELYDLESDPHQLESRRGADVTDVSRRLTLLRQARGKELRAREV from the coding sequence ATGGTGGACAACGTGCTGTGGATCATCACCGACGACCAGATGCGCTGGACGCTGAGCAGGATGCCCAGGACGCGGAAGCGGCTCGTGGGCAAGGGCGCGGAGTTCAGCCGCGGCTATGCCGCAGTCCCGCTCTGCGGTCCGGCACGCGCCTCCATCCTGACGAGTCGCTACCCCCACGACCACGGCTGCCTCACCAACGCGACCCACACGCGGTTCGTCGCGCAGCGCCACGACCGCGACACCGTCGCCACGCGGATGCGGGCTGCCGGCTACGACACGGGCTACTTCGGCAAGTACATGAACGGCATGGGCCGCGACGCCACGTACGTCGCCCCCGGGTGGGGTCGCTGGGTGGGCTCGTCGGTGGGTAACCGGGAGACGGTCAACGTCGACGGAGAGCTGCGCGAGCTGGCGAGCCGCCAGGCGGTGGAGCGGTTCGCCTACAGGAAGCTCCGGCGCTTCGTCAGGCGCCACCGGGACACCGGGCCCTGGTTCGCGGTGTGGGGGCCGACGGCGCCGCACGCGCCGTACACACCGTCGCCCGCGCACCGCCACGACTTCGACGACGTGCAGTGGGACCCGCCCGCCCTCAACGAGGCCGACCTGTCCGACAAGCCCACCTGGATGCGCGACCTGCCGCCGCAGGAGCGGGCGGAGATGCGCCGGCTGCTCGAGGGGAAGCTCGAGGAGCTCCAGGACCTCGACGACCAGATCGGCCGGCTGCTCGCGCTGCTGAGGAAGACCGGTCAGCTGAGGCGGACCTGGATCTTCCTCGTCTCCGACAACGGCTACCTGCTCGGCGAGCACCGCCTGGTCCACAAGGAGCAGCCCTACGAGGAGTCGAGCGGCATCCCGTACGTCGTCCGCGGCCCCGGCGTCAGGCCCGGCACCCGACGCGCGCTCGTCTCGCAGGTCGACCTGATGCCGACCACCCTCGACATCGCCGGCCTCGATCCCGACGCCGGCCGGGACCTGTCGGGGCGCTCGATGCTGCAGCCGCTGCGCACCGGCGACTGGGGGCGTTGGCGACGCCGCCTCCTGGTCGAGAACCCCGACCTGGGGTGGGCGATGCTGCGGGAGGGGTCCACCGCCTACATCGAGCACCACGAGCGCGGGGAGTGGGAGCTCTACGACCTGGAGTCCGATCCCCACCAGCTCGAGAGCCGCAGGGGAGCCGACGTGACCGACGTGTCCCGGCGGTTGACGCTGCTCCGGCAGGCGCGGGGGAAGGAGCTGCGCGCGCGAGAGGTGTAG
- a CDS encoding formylglycine-generating enzyme family protein, whose protein sequence is MATHLAASHVGSCCAPTADRSAPAERSPEAVLPRGARSTRGQVRVPAGDFWMGDSHGDGYAADGERPVHLVRLSSYLIDSRAVTNAQFAAFAKATGHVTDAERDGVSAVFHLAVQAAPADVLQRAAGVPWWLAVRGADWRHPAGPRSSIADLQNHPVVHVSWRDAQAYCTWAGKRLPTEAEWEHAARGGLDRARYPWGDDLMSGGRWRCNIWQGDFPRRNTLDDGHLTTAPATAFQPNGYGLHNTVGNVWEWCQDAFRPTEYAERAGEEAVVDPVASEPTGTDEAQVPRVMRGGSYLCHDSYCNRYRVAARSSNTAESSSGNIGFRCANDA, encoded by the coding sequence ATGGCGACGCACCTCGCGGCATCCCACGTCGGGTCGTGCTGCGCCCCGACGGCCGACCGGTCGGCACCGGCGGAGCGCTCGCCGGAGGCAGTCCTGCCGCGAGGCGCGCGCAGCACGCGGGGCCAGGTGCGCGTGCCCGCCGGGGACTTCTGGATGGGTGACAGCCACGGTGACGGGTACGCCGCCGACGGCGAGCGGCCGGTCCACCTCGTGCGGCTGTCGTCCTACCTCATCGACTCCAGGGCCGTCACCAACGCCCAGTTCGCCGCGTTCGCCAAGGCGACCGGCCACGTCACCGACGCCGAGCGCGACGGCGTCTCGGCGGTCTTCCACCTGGCTGTCCAGGCGGCACCCGCCGACGTCCTGCAGCGCGCCGCCGGCGTCCCGTGGTGGCTCGCCGTGCGCGGTGCCGACTGGCGCCACCCGGCGGGACCGCGCTCGAGCATCGCCGACCTCCAGAACCACCCCGTCGTCCACGTGTCCTGGCGCGACGCGCAGGCCTACTGCACCTGGGCCGGCAAGCGACTGCCGACCGAGGCCGAGTGGGAGCACGCGGCGCGCGGGGGTCTCGACCGCGCGCGCTACCCGTGGGGCGACGACCTGATGAGCGGCGGCCGATGGCGGTGCAACATCTGGCAGGGCGACTTCCCGCGCCGCAACACCCTCGACGACGGCCACCTCACCACCGCGCCGGCGACCGCCTTCCAGCCCAACGGCTACGGCCTGCACAACACCGTCGGCAACGTGTGGGAGTGGTGCCAGGACGCCTTCCGCCCCACCGAGTACGCCGAGCGCGCGGGCGAGGAGGCGGTCGTCGACCCGGTGGCGAGCGAGCCGACCGGCACGGACGAGGCCCAGGTGCCGCGGGTGATGCGCGGCGGGTCGTATCTCTGCCACGACAGCTACTGCAACCGCTACCGCGTGGCGGCCCGCTCGTCGAACACGGCGGAGTCCTCGTCGGGCAACATCGGGTTCCGCTGCGCCAACGACGCCTGA
- a CDS encoding sulfatase-like hydrolase/transferase: MPPRKMFTALALPAVLTLTSVAPALGVVQPDSAPGAAAPRDKAPRPNLVFVMADDLGWADLSSGLPNGGFANDFNETPHLDQLAAEGQVFTEAYASVQCSPTRTALHTGQYATRPTNNVYAVSGIAGQAGDPLLGAPHGRPADGRSAVPTDYTTLGETLQQAGYATGYSGKFHVSASPDEIIASHGYDENWGGSQNSHATYYFATSNQFNDSVSPSLDQFAADYTQDYVDANIAPYSRGVSEAQLDALVGTDKHVTDAQTDAAIDFIDRSKDEPFFAFVSEFAPHFPVNDAQARPDLLAKYRAKAPGSSPAKPSYGALTEGVDQSVARIVDYLEETPDPRNGGKPLADNTLVIFTSDNGGEEDPVEAGADNGPLREDKGFKYEGGVRVPWIVWSGGRDLVRGGGRSNETLVNSTDLYTTLASYAQAALPARVPLDGVDLKPAFSRGATINRDHFHHVPGYVRFGGQLQSRPFSSVRDGRWKLYHDYTDGSFELYDLAADLGETTDLAARRRGLVQQLGEKLVEWLDETDAPLATLRAGQPTRVLEDVTGWTYAEGQVTRHRRDTLTIEPGDEVPFVLPRP, translated from the coding sequence ATGCCCCCTCGGAAGATGTTCACGGCCCTGGCCCTCCCGGCCGTGCTCACGCTCACCAGCGTCGCGCCGGCCCTCGGTGTCGTGCAGCCGGACAGCGCCCCGGGCGCTGCCGCGCCGCGCGACAAGGCACCACGCCCCAACCTCGTGTTCGTCATGGCCGACGACCTCGGTTGGGCCGACCTCAGCAGCGGCCTGCCCAACGGCGGCTTCGCCAACGACTTCAACGAGACGCCGCACCTCGACCAGCTCGCCGCGGAGGGCCAGGTCTTCACGGAGGCCTATGCCTCGGTGCAGTGCAGCCCGACCCGGACCGCATTGCACACCGGCCAGTACGCCACCCGCCCGACCAACAACGTGTATGCCGTGAGCGGCATCGCCGGCCAGGCGGGCGACCCCCTGCTCGGTGCCCCGCACGGTCGTCCGGCCGATGGTCGCTCGGCGGTTCCCACCGACTACACGACCCTCGGCGAGACCCTGCAGCAGGCCGGCTACGCCACCGGCTACTCGGGCAAGTTCCACGTGTCGGCGTCCCCGGACGAGATCATCGCCAGCCACGGTTACGACGAGAACTGGGGCGGCAGCCAGAACTCGCACGCGACCTACTACTTCGCGACGAGCAACCAGTTCAACGACTCGGTGTCGCCGAGCCTCGACCAGTTCGCAGCCGATTACACCCAGGACTACGTCGACGCGAACATCGCGCCCTACAGTCGCGGCGTCAGCGAGGCCCAGCTCGACGCACTGGTCGGCACCGACAAGCACGTGACCGACGCGCAGACCGACGCGGCCATCGACTTCATCGACCGCAGCAAGGACGAGCCGTTCTTCGCCTTCGTCAGCGAGTTCGCCCCGCACTTCCCGGTCAACGACGCCCAGGCCCGCCCCGACCTGCTCGCGAAGTACCGGGCCAAGGCCCCCGGCAGCTCCCCGGCCAAGCCGTCGTACGGCGCCCTGACCGAGGGAGTCGACCAGTCGGTGGCCCGGATCGTCGACTACCTCGAGGAGACCCCCGACCCGCGCAACGGCGGCAAGCCGCTCGCTGACAACACCCTGGTCATCTTCACCTCCGACAACGGCGGCGAGGAGGACCCCGTCGAGGCGGGAGCGGACAACGGCCCGCTCCGCGAGGACAAGGGCTTCAAGTACGAAGGCGGCGTCCGCGTCCCGTGGATCGTGTGGAGCGGCGGTCGCGACCTGGTCCGCGGTGGCGGTCGCAGCAACGAGACGCTCGTCAACAGCACCGACCTCTACACGACCCTCGCGTCCTACGCCCAGGCCGCGCTCCCGGCCAGGGTCCCGCTCGACGGCGTCGACCTGAAGCCCGCCTTCAGCCGTGGGGCGACGATCAACCGTGACCACTTCCACCACGTCCCGGGCTACGTCCGGTTCGGGGGACAGCTGCAGTCGCGGCCGTTCTCCAGCGTCCGCGACGGCCGGTGGAAGCTCTACCACGACTACACCGACGGCTCCTTCGAGCTCTACGACCTCGCGGCCGACCTCGGCGAGACCACCGACCTCGCCGCCCGCAGGCGCGGGCTCGTCCAGCAGCTCGGGGAGAAGCTGGTCGAGTGGCTCGACGAGACCGACGCACCGCTCGCGACCCTGCGCGCGGGCCAGCCGACCCGGGTGCTCGAGGACGTGACTGGCTGGACGTACGCCGAGGGCCAGGTGACCCGCCACCGCCGCGACACGCTCACGATCGAGCCCGGCGACGAGGTGCCGTTCGTCCTGCCGCGGCCGTGA
- a CDS encoding HpcH/HpaI aldolase family protein — MVINEDVVRRRLSEGQPCHGVWSLLPGVVSAEVLARTGPDFVVVDLQHGAATEAELPGVAAAIRAAGSVPLVRTRSPQFADVGRPLDLGAGGVIVPNVRDAEHAREVVAATRYAPAGGRSIGRLSGGADQPLVIVMVETRTALDDLDAIVRVEGLDGIYVGPGDLSLSLGLAGANRSADLRQVLSSIIARAVSAGMPVGVHAYDGDDAARHAAEGATIVTVAVDSVSLGKVVTHHLDITRGRQETGYA; from the coding sequence ATGGTCATCAACGAGGACGTCGTACGGCGGCGGTTGTCCGAGGGACAGCCCTGCCACGGGGTGTGGAGCCTGCTGCCGGGCGTCGTGAGCGCTGAGGTCCTCGCGAGGACCGGTCCGGACTTCGTCGTCGTGGACCTGCAGCACGGGGCTGCGACAGAAGCCGAGCTCCCCGGGGTTGCCGCAGCCATCAGGGCAGCAGGCTCGGTCCCGCTCGTGCGGACACGCAGCCCGCAGTTCGCCGATGTCGGGCGCCCGCTCGACCTCGGTGCCGGCGGCGTCATCGTGCCCAACGTGCGCGACGCCGAGCACGCCCGGGAGGTCGTCGCCGCCACCCGCTACGCACCAGCCGGTGGGCGGTCCATCGGGCGTCTGTCCGGTGGTGCCGATCAGCCGCTGGTCATCGTGATGGTGGAGACGCGGACCGCACTCGACGACCTCGACGCCATCGTGCGGGTGGAGGGCTTGGACGGGATCTACGTCGGCCCCGGGGACCTCTCCCTGTCCCTGGGGCTCGCGGGCGCGAATCGCTCGGCGGACCTGCGCCAGGTCCTGTCCTCCATCATCGCGCGGGCCGTCTCCGCCGGGATGCCTGTCGGCGTCCATGCCTACGACGGAGACGACGCCGCGCGCCATGCCGCTGAGGGAGCGACGATCGTGACCGTCGCCGTGGACTCCGTCTCGCTGGGCAAGGTCGTGACGCACCACCTCGACATCACGCGTGGCCGGCAGGAGACGGGCTACGCCTGA
- a CDS encoding VOC family protein: protein MSLFITCPVESVDRSTAFYSALGWTLNREMSDHNVSCFAIAPDQYVMLGSREMYAGVGGVEDLVGGPDTPSKVTVSFDLGSREAVDALVERAERAGGRVGDTDDYPFMYQRQFDDPDGYHYSPFWMKPDADPGS, encoded by the coding sequence ATGAGCCTCTTCATCACCTGCCCGGTCGAGAGTGTCGACCGCTCGACCGCCTTCTACTCCGCCCTCGGCTGGACCCTCAACCGTGAGATGTCCGATCACAACGTGTCGTGCTTCGCGATCGCCCCGGACCAGTACGTCATGCTGGGCAGCCGCGAGATGTACGCCGGCGTGGGCGGCGTCGAAGACCTGGTCGGCGGGCCCGACACGCCGTCGAAGGTCACGGTCTCGTTCGACCTCGGCAGCCGTGAGGCGGTCGACGCGCTCGTCGAGCGCGCCGAGCGCGCCGGTGGCCGGGTGGGGGACACCGACGACTACCCGTTCATGTACCAGCGCCAGTTCGACGACCCCGACGGCTACCACTACTCGCCGTTCTGGATGAAGCCGGACGCCGACCCGGGCTCGTGA
- a CDS encoding winged helix-turn-helix transcriptional regulator, which produces MSDLRAALDVLGVRWALLIVERLLDGPQRYGDLQRDLGVPTNMLATRLRELEAAGVLTRLPLRHNTRAYALTDRGLAVRGAVEALARWGAEQARPG; this is translated from the coding sequence GTGAGCGATCTCCGCGCCGCCCTCGACGTCCTGGGGGTGCGGTGGGCACTGCTCATCGTGGAACGGCTGCTCGACGGGCCCCAGCGCTACGGCGACCTGCAGCGGGACCTGGGCGTGCCGACGAACATGCTCGCGACCCGACTACGGGAGCTGGAGGCTGCGGGCGTGCTGACCCGTCTGCCGTTGCGGCACAACACCCGGGCGTACGCGTTGACGGATCGTGGACTCGCCGTGCGCGGGGCGGTCGAGGCGCTCGCGCGCTGGGGCGCCGAGCAGGCGCGACCCGGATGA
- a CDS encoding DUF4193 family protein, which yields MTTDYDASRKSEEEQKEESLEALRLTATDRDANSGKVDQDENEAAEAFELPGADLSHEELTVEVVPEQHDEFSCSVCFLVRHRSAKVSEHPFVCRDCA from the coding sequence ATGACCACCGATTACGACGCCTCTCGCAAGAGCGAGGAGGAGCAGAAGGAGGAGAGCCTTGAAGCTCTCCGACTCACTGCGACTGACAGAGACGCAAACTCCGGCAAGGTCGACCAAGACGAGAACGAGGCCGCCGAGGCCTTCGAGCTGCCTGGAGCTGACCTGTCGCACGAGGAGCTGACCGTCGAAGTAGTGCCTGAGCAGCACGACGAGTTTTCGTGCTCTGTGTGCTTCCTCGTGCGCCACCGCAGCGCCAAGGTGTCGGAACACCCCTTCGTCTGCCGCGACTGCGCCTGA
- a CDS encoding STAS domain-containing protein, producing the protein MIVLDNTPGASIPGPATCTPWVVVVLAGELDFAASHALDVLDVAVRAHPGAHILVDLSDVTFLDHTALFAFALAKSRAEAQGGVLSLHGASVFALKLLEIWHLEPASSEPPVGGDAA; encoded by the coding sequence ATGATCGTGCTAGACAACACGCCCGGCGCATCAATACCGGGTCCAGCGACCTGCACCCCATGGGTGGTCGTGGTGCTCGCCGGGGAACTCGACTTCGCTGCTTCGCACGCCCTGGACGTGCTGGACGTGGCAGTCAGGGCCCACCCGGGAGCTCACATCCTCGTCGATCTGAGTGATGTCACCTTTCTCGACCACACCGCCCTCTTCGCGTTCGCTCTGGCAAAGTCTCGCGCCGAGGCGCAAGGTGGCGTGCTGAGCCTGCACGGCGCGAGTGTCTTCGCCCTCAAGCTGCTGGAGATCTGGCACCTCGAACCAGCCTCGTCCGAGCCGCCCGTGGGAGGCGACGCGGCCTAG
- a CDS encoding aminotransferase class IV, translating into MRAWLNGDLLTDPSQGAVAVTDHGFTVGDGVFEAVKTLGGRPFALTRHLARLERSAAGLGLPVPDLDDVRRGVEAVLADGSDADPVGRLRITWTAGPAPMGSGRGDGTPTLVVAYSAIDAAADATTVVTVPWTRNEHGATAGLKTTSYADNVIALAHAKAEGGSEAIFANTAGNLCEGTGSNVFYVVDDELRTPSLAVGCLAGITRDLVIEWCGAREVDEPLVEVQRSASEAFLVSTTRDVQAISRWDHRDLPAPGPVTQRCAETWAAREAETMEP; encoded by the coding sequence ATGCGCGCGTGGCTCAACGGTGACCTGCTGACCGACCCGTCCCAGGGGGCCGTCGCGGTCACCGACCACGGCTTCACCGTGGGGGACGGCGTCTTCGAGGCGGTGAAGACGCTCGGGGGACGCCCCTTCGCGCTCACCCGCCACCTGGCGCGGCTCGAGCGGTCGGCCGCCGGCCTCGGGCTGCCCGTCCCCGACCTCGACGACGTACGACGCGGGGTCGAGGCGGTCCTCGCCGACGGGAGCGACGCCGACCCGGTCGGGCGGCTGCGGATCACCTGGACCGCCGGTCCGGCACCCATGGGGTCCGGGCGTGGCGACGGGACGCCGACCCTGGTGGTCGCCTACAGCGCCATCGACGCCGCTGCCGACGCGACGACCGTCGTGACCGTGCCGTGGACCCGCAACGAGCACGGCGCAACAGCGGGACTGAAGACCACCTCGTACGCCGACAACGTGATCGCGCTCGCCCACGCCAAGGCGGAGGGCGGCAGCGAGGCGATCTTCGCCAACACGGCCGGCAACCTCTGCGAGGGCACGGGCTCCAACGTGTTCTACGTGGTCGACGACGAGCTCCGCACCCCGAGCCTCGCCGTCGGGTGCCTGGCCGGGATTACGCGCGACCTGGTCATCGAGTGGTGCGGCGCCCGCGAGGTGGACGAGCCGCTCGTCGAGGTGCAGCGCAGCGCCAGCGAGGCGTTCCTCGTCTCCACCACCCGCGACGTGCAGGCCATCTCGCGCTGGGACCACCGCGACCTGCCGGCCCCGGGACCGGTCACCCAGCGGTGTGCGGAGACCTGGGCCGCCCGCGAGGCTGAGACCATGGAGCCGTGA
- the hisI gene encoding phosphoribosyl-AMP cyclohydrolase, with protein MSTSDTTLDPAIAARLRHTAEGLVPVVVQQQGSREVLMLAWADDEALARTIDTGRATYWSRSRREYWVKGDTSGHVQWVKEIRLDCDGDTLLFVVDQVGAACHTGDHTCFDADLVHRVDG; from the coding sequence GTGAGCACTTCCGACACCACCCTCGACCCGGCCATCGCGGCGCGGCTCCGCCACACCGCCGAGGGACTGGTCCCCGTCGTCGTGCAGCAGCAGGGGTCCCGCGAGGTCCTCATGCTGGCGTGGGCCGACGACGAGGCGCTCGCGCGGACCATCGACACCGGCCGGGCGACGTACTGGTCCCGCTCGCGCCGTGAGTACTGGGTCAAGGGCGACACCTCCGGCCACGTGCAGTGGGTCAAGGAGATCCGCCTCGACTGCGACGGCGACACGCTGCTCTTCGTCGTCGACCAGGTCGGCGCTGCGTGCCACACGGGCGACCACACCTGCTTCGACGCCGACCTCGTGCATCGCGTCGATGGCTGA
- a CDS encoding Trp biosynthesis-associated membrane protein produces MADEAGGAARSRRTFGPVVLLGLAGAALAAVAGSKPWVEGTSGSVSSDTDDAMASVLALDSAAESPLAAALALVLLACWGVLLVTRGRVRRAVAVLALVAAVGLVITTVEAFWSLPDTLADALLEVSGTDTVSTGITAWYVAALVAAALNVAAAAAALRFVGSWPEMGTRYDAPTGTRGEPDGDRSAVPTDNIDIWKALDEGRDPTA; encoded by the coding sequence ATGGCTGACGAGGCGGGCGGCGCGGCCAGGTCCCGGCGCACCTTCGGACCCGTGGTGCTGCTCGGCCTGGCGGGAGCCGCGCTGGCGGCCGTGGCCGGCAGCAAGCCGTGGGTCGAGGGGACCTCGGGGTCGGTCAGCTCGGACACGGACGACGCGATGGCGTCCGTGCTCGCCCTCGACAGCGCCGCCGAGTCACCGCTGGCGGCCGCCCTGGCGCTCGTGCTGCTCGCCTGCTGGGGCGTCCTGCTGGTCACCCGCGGTCGCGTGCGCCGCGCGGTCGCCGTGCTGGCGCTCGTCGCGGCGGTCGGGCTGGTCATCACCACGGTCGAGGCCTTCTGGAGCCTGCCCGACACGCTGGCCGACGCCCTCCTCGAGGTGTCGGGCACCGACACCGTGAGCACCGGGATCACCGCCTGGTACGTCGCCGCGCTGGTGGCCGCCGCCCTGAACGTCGCCGCCGCCGCTGCGGCCCTGCGCTTCGTGGGCTCGTGGCCCGAGATGGGCACGCGCTACGACGCCCCGACCGGCACGCGCGGGGAGCCCGACGGCGACCGGTCGGCCGTGCCGACCGACAACATCGACATCTGGAAGGCCCTCGACGAGGGGCGGGACCCGACCGCCTAG
- a CDS encoding HGxxPAAW family protein yields the protein MAAGHGNTPAAWTAVGVAMLGFVVGSVALLQIPANETLLWIGIAIGLIAFPLFLVLSKLGFNASEH from the coding sequence ATGGCTGCTGGCCACGGCAACACCCCCGCTGCTTGGACCGCCGTCGGGGTCGCGATGCTCGGCTTCGTCGTCGGCAGCGTCGCCCTGCTGCAGATCCCGGCCAACGAGACCCTGCTGTGGATCGGCATCGCCATCGGGCTCATCGCGTTCCCGCTCTTCCTCGTGCTGTCCAAGCTCGGCTTCAACGCCTCCGAGCACTGA